From a region of the Panicum virgatum strain AP13 chromosome 2K, P.virgatum_v5, whole genome shotgun sequence genome:
- the LOC120695298 gene encoding uncharacterized protein LOC120695298 translates to MPSVLREEAEHSLDLTEKARPVKQWLRRFAQDRKVAIRVEVTRLLAVGFIREVTHPEWLANSVLLKKKNGEWRMCVDYTDLNKQCLQGQIGRNSEAYVDDVVIKTRSNDQFIADLQETFENLRRFKWKLNPTKCVFGVPAGKLLGFIVSSRGIEANPTKINAIRFMKPPRCKKDLMKLTGKSDKFEWDEEAAATFQQLKDFLTTPPVLTAPEDGETLLLYIAATTHVVSTALVIERDESGHVYKVQKLVYAILITSRKLRHYFQAHKVKVVSSFPLGNILHNRDANGWVVKWSVELGALSIEFLPRSSIKSQAPADFIAKWTDIQDPPPDERPEHWVMYFDGALNLDGAGAGILFISPRGEQLKITASLGIKRLLAYGDSKVIIQKVNKDWDCTQEKMDAYCKEIRRLEAHSYGLEFHHVLWDYNMKVDVLSKLGSKRALVPARVFVQALNSPTIKIEEEPPTKPDLSPALGQEAAQGGYTHIFVAIDKFTKWIEVKPVSSTSTAKAAEFIKEIMHRFGVPNRIITDLGSSFTGSEFRDFCQESCIDVYYASVAHPRCNGQVERANGLILQGLKARIFDPIEKSSSKWIQELPRVVWGLCTERNRATGYSPFFMVYGSEAILPMDIAFGAPHTQNYDEGEAETTRRIDLDSAEEHRLTAALQHARYEQQLRRNHDKNVQQRDFNVGDLVLRRVQSPGGKLTSPWEGPFIVSSVVVPGTYRLQRKDGTDVGNLWNIEHLRRF, encoded by the exons ATGCCAAGCGTACTgagggaggaggctgagcactccttgGATCTCACCGAGAAGGCACGGCCCGTCAAGCAATGGTTGCGTCGCTTCGCTCAAGATCGGAAGGTGGCTATTAGGGTAGAGGTAACCCGGCTTCTAGCCGTCGGTTTCATCCGAGAAGTTACACATCCAGAATGGCTGGCAAACTCAGTCcttctaaaaaagaaaaatggcgaatggagaatgtgtgtcgactaTACTGATCTCAACAAGCAatgcctccaggggcagatcgGGCGCAATTCCGAGGCCTATGTAGATGACGTCGTCATCAAAACCAGGTCCAATGATCAGTTCATTGCCGACCTCCAGgaaacatttgaaaatctcaggagATTCAAATGGAAGCTGAACCCcaccaagtgcgtctttggcgTCCCGGCCGGGAAGCTACTTGGCTTCATTGTAAGCAGTCGGGGCATCGAAGCTAACCCAACAAAGATCAATGCTATCAGGTTCATGAAGCCACCCAGGTGCAAGAAGGATCTGATGAAGCTCACAGG GAAGTCAGACAAGTTCGAGTGGGACGAGGAAGCTGCCGCAACCTTTCAACAGCTCAAAGACTTCCTCACAACTCCGCCCGTCCTCACAGCTCCAGAAGATGGGGAGAcgctactcctctacatcgcggcAACCACGCACGTGGTCAGCACCGCCCTGGTCATTGAACGAGACGAGTCAGGCCATGTCTACAAG GTGCAGAAACTCGTCTACGCGATTCTCATCACGTCAaggaagctgcgccactacttccagGCGCACAAAGTCAAGGTGGTCTCCTCCTTCCCACTCGGCAATATACTTCACAACAGAGACGCCAATGGCTGGGTCGTCAAGTGGTCAGTGGAACTAGGGGCTCTATCCATCGAGTTCCTCCCTCGCTCCTCCATCAAGTCACAAGCCCCGGCTGACTTCATTGCCAAGTGGACAGATATCCAGGATCCTCCACCTGACGAACGACCCGAGCACTgggtcatgtacttcgacggcgcACTTAACCTCGACGGCGCCGGTGCAGGCATCCTATTCATCTCCCCGAGAGGTGAGCAGCTAAA GATCACGGCCTCCCTCGGCATCAAGAGGCTACTCGCCTATGGCGACTCCAAAGTCATCATTCAGAAAGTCAATAAGGATTGGGACTGCACTCAAGAGAAGATGGACGCCTACTGCAAGGAGATACGCAGGCTCGAAGCCCACTCCTACGGCCTGGAGTTCCACCACGTCCTCTGGGATTACAACATGAAAGTCGATGTACTCTCCAAGCTGGGCTCCAAGCGGGCACTCGTCCCGGCCAGAGTCTTCGTGCAGGCTCTCAACTCCCCCACTATCAAGATCGAGGAGGAACCTCCCACCAAGCCAGACCTATCGCCAGCCCTAGGCCAGGAA GCGGCGCAAGGAGGCTACACTCACATAttcgtcgccatcgacaagttcaccaagtggatcgaggtcAAGCCGGTCTCATCCACGTCAACAGCCAAGGCAGCCGAGTTCATCAAAGAAATAATGCACCGGTTTGGAGTGCCCAACCGGATCATCACAGACTTGGGCTCCTCCTTCACCGGATCAGAATTCCGGGACTTCTGCCAGGAGAGCTGCATCGATGTCTACTACGCCTCTGTGGCCCACCCTAGGTGCAACGGCCAGGTAGAGCGCGCCAACGGCTTGATCCTTCAGGGGCTCAAAGCCAGAATTTTCGACCCGATCGAAAAATCCAGCTCCAAATGGATCCAagaactacccagagtagtATGGGGGCTGTGCACGGAGAGAAATCGGGCCACCGGCTACTCCCCCTTCTTCATGGTCTACGGTTCTGAGGCTATCCTCCCGATGGATATCGCCTTTGGTGCTCCGCACACCCAGAACTACGATGAAGGCGAAGCCGAAACAACTCGGCGAATAGATCTCGACTCGGCCGAGGAGCACCGTCTAACGGCAGCCCTCCAGCACGCCCGGTACGAGCAGCAGCTACGTCGTAATCACGACAAAAACGTCCAGCAGCGCGACTTCAACGTCGGCGACCTGGTACTCCGACGGGTCCAGTCCCCCGGAGGCAAGCTAACTTCCccatgggaaggacccttcATTGTGAGCAGCGTAGTTGTCCCAGGAACCTATAGACTGCAACGCAAAGATGGAACAGATGTGGGCAACCTATGGAACATCGAGCACCTTCGTCGCTTCTAG